CAGCCAAAAAGGCACAATCATAAAAAACAAATAAGGATGAGTAAACAAAGACAAGATTAAAATAATCCCCCAGAAACCAGCTCGCCAGACAGAAGAACGGTTAAGACAAAGATAAAGAGCGGCCAAAATTAAAAAATGGCTAACCAAAGAAGCGTGGCCCGCGACCCTTTGAAAAACTATCGGGTTAAAAATAAAAAAAATACTGCCCAAAATGTCTAAGAGGGTATCTTTTTTAATTAAACGCATTAGTAAAAAACCGCAGAGGCCTTGCAGAACAAAAGATAAAAACATCCACATCCCTAAATACTGAAAATTGGTTGGCAATAAATTACGCCATAATTTAAAAAAAATTGCCAGAAGCGGAAAGGAATCGGTATATAAAAGAGAAATACCGGAGGGATAATTTAAATTTTGAATAACCCCCCAGGGCCAACCCCAAGCGGAGTTTCTAAAAAATTCCCAGCCAATTTGATGCTGAAAAGTATCAGTGCCATCGGCCAAAATCCAGCTGATATTTTGCGGCCAAAGCGTGTCTCCAAAAAAAATAAAAAAAACCAATCCACCAATCAGCCCGGACGCAACAAGACCAAAAAATTCCCAACTTTTTAAAAAATTAACGGCTTTTTTTACTCCTCCATTCATAAATTTTTTGATGATCTCCGGACAATAAAACTTGAGGAACTTTCATTCCTATGAAATTTTCCGGGCGAGTATAATGTGGATATTCGGCCACACCCATTTTTTCTTTGCTTTCAAAAGTTTCTTCTTTTAAGGATTCTTCATTACCCAATACGCCAGGAACCAGACGAGCGACGGCTTCTGTTATCGCCAAAGCCCCCAATTCCCCGCCGGATAAAACATAATCACCCAAAGAAATTTTCTCATCTGCAAATTTATAAATTCTTTCATCAAAACCTTCATACCGGCCGCAAATAAAAACCAATTTTTTTAATTTAGAAAATTTCTTGGCCATCTTTTGATCAAACTTTTTCCCGGACGGATCCATAATAATTATCTTGGTGCCCGCCTGTTTTTTTTTCTTGGCCTCTTTTACCAAATCCAGAGATTCCAAACATTTATAGATTGGCTCTATTTTTAAAAGCATGCCGGCTCCCCCACCGTACGGATGGTCATCTACTTTGTGATGTTTATCCGTGGCAAATTTTCTAAAATCGTGAGCTATAATTTTAATTTTTCCGCCAGCCACAGCGCGTTTTAAAATGCTTTCTCCGACATAATCATTTATAATTTTGGGGAAAATTGTCAGAATATCAAATTGCATAAAAAGGTAGTTATTGAAGCAATGATGTAATGGTATTTTTTTGCCGACGAGGGCGAGTCCTCAACAAAAAAATATAATATTACATCATCGCCTTATTGATTTGCAGACTAAAGTAATCATAACCCAAACTCCTTAACAAAACAACCCCGAGAAAACTCGGGGTTGTTTTAAAGTCAATTTAAATGTTCAGATCATCAACGGCTGAAGTATCCACTGCTTCCTGCCTCATGGGGCGAGGACCGCGGGAACCTTCTGGTTCGTAAATCTTGAGATTGACATGGGCGTTATTCTTAGCGCCAACAATCTTCAAGAGAGTACGAATAGATCTGGCAGTCTGGCCTTGGCGACCGATGACGTAACCCATATCGGCTGGGTTAATGTGAAGAGTAATCAAAACTCCTCTTTCGTCAACAGTGCGCTCCGTCTTAACATCTTCTGGATGGCCAACAATGGCTTTAACAATCATCTCCACAAACTGTTGATCGGTGTACATAGCACTCTGTTTTAATTCTATTTTTAAAGGGTCCTGTCGACTGGCGCATGGGTTCTTCTCCCTCACCCAGGACTATTTGCAGTATAGCACATTTTTTACCAAAAGTCAACTTTAAATAATTTTTAAGCTGCTTTAGCTTCAGCGGCCTTCTTTTTTTCTGCTATTTTAGTCTTTCTTTTAGCGCTGATCTTAACTTTTTTAACCTTGGCGCCTTCAATAATCTTTTGATTAATCAAAAGATTATGAGCCGTAGGGGTTAATTGCGCTCCCTTGCTTATCCAATATTTAATTCTTTCGGCATTCAACACTACTATTTTTTTTCTGGCGTTATAAGAACCCAAATTTTCCAAATAAGCCCCCCAAGGGTCTTTTCTTTTTTCTGAAACAATCAGTCTAAAGGTGGGAAATTTAGCCTTGCCGGTTTTTGTTAGCTTGATAGTCAACATAAATAAAAATACTTGCTTAATTTTAAGTAATTATAGTATAGGATAAAACACTAAAACAGTCAAGGGGTTTTACTTATTGATCATTTTTTCCGCTTCTTCCAATTTTACAGAAAGCAAACGGGAAATTCCATCATCGCCCATGGTGACGCCATATAATACTTGGGCCTTGCTCATAGTGGCGCGATTGTGAGTGATAACAATAAACTGGGTGCGAGCGGAGAGTTGATCAATAATTTCCGACAATCTAACAGAATTAGACTCATCTAAAGCCGCATCCACTTCGTCTAAAACCACAAAAGGCGAGGGGCTATAAGATAAAATAGCGCAAATTAAAGCTACCGAGGTTAAAGATCTTTCTCCGCCAGACAAAATATTAACATCTTTAATTCTTTTGCCTGGCGGCGTGGCTTGAATATCAATACCGGTTAAAACCGGTTCATTGGTTTTTTCTATCAAATTCTGAGCTGAAGAATTTTCTTTTTCTTCTTCGCCTTCATCTTCCTCCCCTTCTTTATCGGCCAAGTCCTCGTAAAGCATTAACAACTTGGCGTTTCCACCATTAAATAAAATTTGAAAAAATCTGTTAAATTCATCGTTGATTTTAGTCATAGCCTCATCACGCTTTTCCTTCATAATTTTATCCAAATCGGCAATGGTGGACACAATATCCGTAATGGCTTTTTGCAAATCATTAATTTGTTCGGCTAAAAAATTAAAACGTTCTTCGGTTTCTTTGTGTTCAGCTACAATTTCCGGATCAATTCCGCCAATCAATTCTAACTGATGTTTTAATTTAAAAATTTGTGGTTGCACCTCTTCCGGCAACACTGCTTCTGCAACCCCTAATTTAACTTCTGAAGAAAGTGATCCCATTTCCAAACTGATTTCCTCTTCCAAACCGTCCCGTTTGGTTTCCAATTTAGCCAATTCTATCTGCACGCCATTTAGTTGTTGCTCTATTCCGTGCACTTCTAATTGTTTACTTTGCAAAATTCTTTGCAATTCAAAAATTTCACCTTTTTTTTGTTTCTCCACCTCGTTTAATTCTTGCATGGCTTTATTAACCGCGATAAT
This sequence is a window from Candidatus Magasanikbacteria bacterium RIFOXYB2_FULL_38_10. Protein-coding genes within it:
- a CDS encoding tRNA (guanosine(37)-N1)-methyltransferase TrmD — its product is MQFDILTIFPKIINDYVGESILKRAVAGGKIKIIAHDFRKFATDKHHKVDDHPYGGGAGMLLKIEPIYKCLESLDLVKEAKKKKQAGTKIIIMDPSGKKFDQKMAKKFSKLKKLVFICGRYEGFDERIYKFADEKISLGDYVLSGGELGALAITEAVARLVPGVLGNEESLKEETFESKEKMGVAEYPHYTRPENFIGMKVPQVLLSGDHQKIYEWRSKKSR
- a CDS encoding 30S ribosomal protein S16; protein product: MLTIKLTKTGKAKFPTFRLIVSEKRKDPWGAYLENLGSYNARKKIVVLNAERIKYWISKGAQLTPTAHNLLINQKIIEGAKVKKVKISAKRKTKIAEKKKAAEAKAA